The following are from one region of the Polaribacter marinaquae genome:
- a CDS encoding chloride channel protein: MPNKYKILKKVLIWRYKYISERQFIYVLSVFVGFLAGIGTFILKYLTFVIEDLLEGNLIKDYHYSLYFIFPIIGLFLVYSIKKFIIKKEIGHGISTTLHSISKKNGIIERYKMFASLITAPLTVGFGGSAGLQGPAVSTGAALGSNVARLFHMNAKTRLLLIGCATAGAMSSMFKAPVAAIIFAVEIFSLDLAFASLVPLLLASVSAIITSYFFAGTDVLFGFKLVDVFQVKDIPFYIVLAFFTGIASVYFSKMYFAITRFFERFSSPFKKLIIGGIAIGIMLYLIPPLYGEGYGLINSLLNGNTANALKDIPYNVDLNNAYMVGFMLLIIAIFKAIAMTTTFAAGGVGGIFIPTIFMGSVLGNAIAKIINQLGFSVSESNFTLIGITGLMAGVLHAPLTAIFLIAEITGGYDLFVPLMLVAAISFAFTKYFISNSIYTVELAKRGELITHNKDKNVLMMMRIDTLIEKNFIPITPETTFGAMLKNAVAKSKRNIFPVLDNEKRFLGIVLLDDVRPMMFDQSQYETTFVSDFMKSAPAIIFHNDSVEKVMQKFKESNAWNLPVVKNEKYVGFISKSKLLTAYRNKLIEVTN; encoded by the coding sequence ATGCCGAACAAATATAAAATACTTAAAAAGGTTTTAATTTGGAGATATAAATATATTTCTGAAAGACAGTTTATTTATGTTTTAAGTGTTTTTGTGGGTTTTTTAGCAGGTATTGGAACCTTCATATTAAAGTATTTAACCTTTGTAATAGAAGATTTATTAGAAGGGAATTTAATAAAAGACTACCATTATTCGTTGTACTTTATCTTTCCTATAATTGGCTTGTTTTTAGTGTACTCTATTAAAAAGTTTATTATTAAAAAAGAAATTGGGCACGGTATATCTACAACATTGCATTCTATTTCTAAGAAAAACGGAATTATAGAGCGTTACAAAATGTTTGCTTCTTTAATAACAGCACCTTTAACAGTTGGTTTTGGTGGTTCTGCAGGTTTACAAGGGCCTGCGGTAAGTACTGGTGCGGCTTTGGGGTCTAATGTTGCTAGATTGTTTCATATGAATGCAAAAACCAGATTGTTGTTAATTGGTTGTGCAACTGCTGGTGCAATGTCTTCTATGTTTAAAGCGCCTGTAGCTGCTATCATTTTTGCAGTCGAAATTTTTAGTTTAGATTTAGCATTTGCATCTTTGGTTCCGTTATTGTTAGCGTCAGTTTCGGCAATAATTACCTCTTATTTTTTTGCAGGAACAGATGTTTTGTTCGGGTTTAAGTTGGTAGATGTCTTTCAAGTAAAAGATATTCCTTTTTATATTGTTTTGGCTTTCTTTACAGGAATAGCATCTGTATATTTTTCTAAAATGTATTTTGCAATAACACGTTTTTTCGAGCGATTTTCAAGTCCGTTTAAAAAATTGATTATTGGCGGTATTGCTATCGGAATTATGTTGTATTTAATTCCGCCTTTATATGGTGAAGGTTACGGTTTAATAAATAGTTTGTTAAATGGCAATACAGCAAATGCTTTAAAAGATATACCTTATAATGTAGATTTAAATAACGCTTATATGGTAGGTTTTATGTTGTTGATAATTGCCATTTTTAAAGCAATTGCAATGACAACCACATTTGCTGCTGGCGGAGTTGGAGGCATCTTTATACCAACAATATTTATGGGTTCTGTGTTGGGTAATGCAATAGCTAAAATTATCAATCAATTAGGTTTTTCTGTATCAGAATCTAATTTTACATTAATTGGTATTACAGGTTTGATGGCCGGAGTTTTACACGCTCCTTTAACCGCAATTTTCTTAATTGCAGAAATTACCGGTGGTTACGATTTATTTGTACCATTAATGTTGGTTGCTGCTATTAGTTTTGCTTTTACAAAATACTTTATTTCTAACTCTATTTACACGGTAGAGTTGGCAAAACGAGGAGAATTAATTACGCATAACAAAGACAAAAATGTTTTAATGATGATGCGAATAGATACATTAATAGAAAAAAACTTTATACCAATTACACCAGAAACTACATTTGGCGCAATGCTAAAAAATGCAGTGGCAAAATCGAAACGTAATATTTTTCCGGTTTTGGATAACGAAAAACGCTTTTTAGGAATTGTATTACTTGATGACGTTAGACCAATGATGTTCGATCAATCACAATACGAAACAACTTTTGTTTCAGATTTTATGAAATCTGCACCAGCAATAATTTTTCATAATGACTCGGTAGAAAAAGTGATGCAAAAATTTAAAGAAAGCAACGCATGGAATTTACCCGTTGTAAAAAACGAAAAATATGTTGGTTTTATCTCGAAATCGAAATTATTAACCGCGTATAGAAATAAATTAATAGAAGTTACTAATTAG
- a CDS encoding DUF6503 family protein, producing the protein MKNLLIITFFFTSITLFSQEITGDELLEKAINFHDPNGNWSTFSGEFFVTMETPKRSPRKSRIRINLPEQYFFLKAAKDTIITEYAVHKTDCSFAINGNTNPSEAQKKKYSLNCERAKFMKNYYTYLYGLPMKLKDNGTIIDQKVAKKTFKGKDYLVLKATYSKEVGKDTWYFYFDPETYAMQVYQFFKDETKNDGEYIILSDLETVNNIKMPKARAWYFNKDNTYLGTDFLSTKN; encoded by the coding sequence ATGAAAAATTTACTCATAATCACATTTTTTTTTACTTCTATAACACTATTTTCTCAAGAAATTACTGGGGATGAACTTTTGGAGAAAGCAATTAATTTTCACGATCCAAATGGTAATTGGTCTACCTTTTCTGGAGAATTTTTTGTAACGATGGAAACCCCAAAACGAAGTCCTAGAAAAAGTAGAATCAGAATTAATTTGCCAGAACAATACTTTTTTTTAAAAGCAGCAAAAGATACAATTATTACAGAATATGCAGTGCATAAAACAGATTGCAGTTTTGCTATTAATGGTAACACAAATCCATCCGAAGCACAAAAAAAGAAATACAGTTTAAATTGCGAACGTGCAAAATTCATGAAAAACTATTACACTTATTTGTACGGTTTGCCAATGAAGTTAAAAGATAATGGTACAATTATCGATCAAAAAGTTGCAAAGAAAACTTTTAAAGGAAAAGACTATTTGGTGTTAAAAGCAACTTACAGTAAAGAAGTAGGTAAAGATACTTGGTACTTTTATTTTGACCCTGAAACGTATGCAATGCAAGTGTATCAATTTTTTAAAGATGAGACCAAAAATGATGGTGAATACATTATACTTTCTGATTTAGAAACCGTAAATAATATTAAAATGCCAAAAGCAAGAGCTTGGTATTTTAATAAAGACAATACTTATTTAGGTACAGATTTTCTATCTACTAAAAACTAA
- a CDS encoding tetratricopeptide repeat protein, with translation MEKLLKYYLSFYILLVGISCKEEGLSIEKRRVKAEKIYKEASNFKQGSVSSMLGIEKSVAIDPTFDKGVRELSVAYLKRGIPFKWKDQLDKAVAINPEEWIGYRGYNYLWFYRDYKKAIADFDTTDTLTPNFIDFPQGHSVDYWRGIAYLGLKDYENSISYFQKHMNKKIKDSGEDWIELKAFLYTGIAYYESGNTEKAIFYFDKVLHYNNGNYADAKYYKALILKEKGEVLNAQNLIIDAIADFENGYINKRPYVESLRQLYLEDYNQLKKAL, from the coding sequence ATGGAAAAATTATTGAAATATTACCTTAGTTTTTATATTCTATTAGTTGGGATTTCTTGTAAAGAAGAAGGTCTGTCAATAGAAAAGAGAAGGGTAAAAGCCGAAAAAATTTATAAAGAGGCTAGCAATTTTAAGCAAGGCAGTGTCAGTTCTATGCTTGGTATTGAGAAATCAGTAGCAATAGATCCAACTTTTGATAAAGGTGTAAGAGAGCTTTCTGTAGCATATCTCAAAAGAGGAATTCCTTTTAAATGGAAAGATCAATTAGATAAAGCTGTTGCGATTAATCCTGAAGAATGGATTGGTTATAGAGGTTATAATTATTTATGGTTTTATAGAGATTATAAAAAAGCAATTGCAGATTTTGATACAACAGACACTTTAACGCCAAATTTTATAGATTTTCCGCAAGGTCATAGTGTTGATTATTGGAGAGGAATTGCCTATTTAGGATTGAAAGATTATGAAAATTCCATTTCTTATTTTCAAAAACATATGAATAAAAAAATAAAAGATTCTGGTGAAGATTGGATTGAATTAAAAGCTTTTTTATATACTGGTATTGCCTATTATGAATCTGGTAATACAGAAAAAGCAATATTTTATTTTGATAAAGTTTTGCACTACAACAACGGAAATTATGCAGATGCAAAATATTACAAAGCGTTAATCTTAAAAGAAAAAGGCGAGGTTTTAAATGCCCAAAACTTAATTATTGATGCAATTGCTGATTTTGAAAATGGTTACATAAATAAAAGACCTTATGTAGAGTCTTTAAGACAATTGTATTTAGAAGATTATAATCAATTAAAAAAAGCCTTATAA
- a CDS encoding GTP cyclohydrolase, whose amino-acid sequence MIVKLAETNIKTKFGDFKETLFYNGQRESHSLVMGDIEGEEDILCRVHSSCIFAHQFNSIECDCREQMEISQQLIQKVGKGIVIWLEQEGKGNGHYALIKSMEHKKNGIPQAEAYEKVGFKKDARDFTVAAEILEFLKVKSVKMLTNNPKKVATLTQHGVVVSGTQKTEL is encoded by the coding sequence ATGATTGTAAAATTAGCAGAAACAAACATTAAAACAAAGTTTGGTGATTTTAAGGAAACCTTGTTTTACAACGGGCAAAGAGAATCTCATTCTTTGGTTATGGGTGACATAGAGGGAGAAGAAGATATTTTATGTAGAGTGCACTCTTCTTGTATTTTTGCACATCAATTTAATAGTATAGAATGTGATTGCAGAGAACAAATGGAAATTTCACAACAACTAATTCAAAAAGTGGGAAAAGGAATTGTTATTTGGTTAGAGCAAGAAGGAAAAGGAAATGGACATTATGCATTGATTAAAAGTATGGAGCATAAGAAAAATGGGATTCCGCAAGCGGAAGCTTACGAAAAAGTTGGCTTTAAAAAAGACGCAAGAGATTTTACAGTTGCAGCAGAAATTTTAGAATTTTTAAAAGTTAAGTCTGTAAAAATGTTAACTAATAATCCAAAAAAAGTAGCTACACTAACGCAACATGGAGTTGTAGTTTCTGGAACTCAAAAAACAGAGTTATAG
- the aspS gene encoding aspartate--tRNA ligase, whose translation MYRSNSCGELRASHINTEVTLAGWVQKSRDKGFMVWVDLRDRYGITQLIFDEERTPKEMMDKAKSLGREFVIQVTGTVIERESKNINIPTGEVEVLVSKLEILNEAKLPPFTIEDKTDGGEDIRMKYRYLDIRRNPVKDSLIFRHKVAMEVRKYLSDQEFIEVETPYLIKSTPEGARDFVVPSRMNQGQFYALPQSPQTFKQLLMVGGMDKYFQIVKCFRDEDLRADRQPEFTQIDCEMAFVEQEDILNIFEGLTRHLLKEVNNVEVDKFPRMLYDDAMRLYGNDKPDIRFGMEFGELNAVTQHKDFGVFNSAELVIGIAVPGGNAYTRKEIDNIIKWVKRPQVGALGMIYARVNEDGTFKSSVDKFYDQEDLAKWAEITGAKSGDLVCVLSGETNKVRAQMSALRMELAERLGLRDPKVFAPLWVIDFPLLELDEETGHYHAMHHPFTSPKPGQLELLDSKPGEVKANAYDLVLNGNEIGGGSIRIHDKQIQATMLKHLGFSEEEAKAQFGFLMDAFEYGAPPHGGLAFGLDRLVAILGGQETIRDFIAFPKNNSGRDVMIDAPAFIDDEQLTELSLKLNIQDKE comes from the coding sequence ATGTATAGAAGTAATTCTTGTGGCGAGTTAAGAGCATCGCATATAAATACAGAGGTAACCTTAGCGGGTTGGGTTCAAAAATCACGTGATAAAGGTTTTATGGTTTGGGTAGATTTACGTGATAGATACGGAATTACTCAGCTTATTTTTGATGAAGAGCGTACGCCAAAAGAAATGATGGATAAGGCAAAATCTTTAGGTAGAGAATTTGTAATACAAGTTACAGGAACGGTAATAGAACGTGAATCTAAAAATATAAACATACCAACTGGTGAGGTAGAAGTTTTAGTTTCTAAATTAGAAATTTTAAACGAAGCAAAATTACCACCATTTACAATTGAAGATAAAACGGATGGAGGAGAAGACATCCGAATGAAATATAGATACTTAGATATTCGAAGAAACCCTGTTAAAGACAGTTTAATTTTTCGTCATAAAGTAGCAATGGAAGTTCGTAAATACTTGTCTGATCAAGAATTTATAGAAGTCGAAACGCCATATTTAATAAAGTCTACGCCAGAAGGCGCAAGAGATTTTGTTGTACCTTCTAGAATGAATCAAGGACAATTTTATGCATTACCTCAATCTCCGCAGACATTTAAACAATTGTTGATGGTTGGTGGAATGGATAAATATTTTCAGATTGTAAAATGTTTTAGAGACGAAGATTTACGTGCAGACAGACAACCAGAATTTACACAAATTGACTGTGAAATGGCGTTTGTAGAACAAGAAGATATTTTAAATATTTTTGAAGGATTAACACGTCATTTACTAAAAGAAGTAAATAATGTAGAGGTAGATAAATTTCCAAGAATGTTGTATGATGATGCAATGCGTTTGTATGGAAACGACAAACCAGATATTCGTTTTGGTATGGAGTTTGGCGAGTTAAATGCTGTTACACAACACAAAGATTTTGGTGTTTTTAATTCTGCAGAATTGGTAATTGGTATTGCAGTTCCTGGCGGAAACGCATATACAAGAAAAGAAATAGATAATATTATAAAGTGGGTAAAGCGTCCGCAAGTTGGTGCTTTAGGTATGATTTACGCACGTGTAAACGAAGACGGAACATTTAAATCTTCTGTAGATAAATTTTATGATCAAGAAGATTTAGCAAAATGGGCAGAAATTACAGGTGCAAAATCAGGTGATTTAGTATGTGTATTGTCTGGAGAAACAAACAAAGTAAGAGCACAAATGTCTGCTTTAAGAATGGAGTTAGCGGAACGTTTAGGCCTAAGAGATCCTAAAGTATTTGCGCCACTTTGGGTAATCGATTTTCCATTATTAGAATTAGATGAAGAAACTGGGCATTACCACGCAATGCACCATCCATTTACTTCGCCAAAACCAGGGCAATTAGAATTGTTAGATTCTAAACCGGGAGAAGTAAAAGCAAATGCGTATGATTTAGTTTTAAACGGAAACGAAATTGGTGGAGGTTCTATTAGAATTCACGACAAGCAAATTCAAGCGACTATGTTGAAGCATTTAGGTTTTTCTGAGGAAGAAGCGAAAGCACAGTTTGGTTTCTTAATGGATGCTTTTGAATACGGAGCGCCACCTCACGGAGGTTTGGCTTTTGGTTTGGATAGATTGGTTGCTATTTTAGGCGGACAAGAAACAATTAGAGATTTTATTGCGTTTCCAAAAAATAATTCTGGTCGAGATGTAATGATAGATGCACCGGCTTTTATAGACGATGAGCAACTAACAGAATTAAGTTTGAAATTAAATATTCAAGATAAAGAATAA
- a CDS encoding cupin domain-containing protein: MSVINIQEKFNLFQDLWSPKKVGQLNGQQVLLAKLKGEFVFHKHDNEDELFLVIKGTLDIELRDKTVTLNQGEFYIVPKGVEHKPIAKEEVHVVLFEPLNIKHTGDVIADITVETYESI, encoded by the coding sequence ATGAGCGTAATAAATATTCAAGAAAAATTTAACTTGTTTCAAGACTTATGGTCTCCAAAAAAAGTTGGTCAATTAAACGGACAACAAGTATTATTGGCAAAATTAAAAGGCGAATTTGTTTTTCATAAACACGACAATGAAGACGAACTTTTTCTAGTTATAAAAGGAACTCTAGACATCGAATTACGTGATAAAACAGTAACTTTAAACCAAGGAGAATTTTATATTGTACCTAAAGGTGTAGAACACAAACCTATTGCAAAAGAAGAAGTACATGTTGTTTTATTTGAACCTTTAAATATAAAACACACCGGAGATGTTATTGCAGATATTACTGTAGAAACGTATGAGTCTATTTAA
- the rsmI gene encoding 16S rRNA (cytidine(1402)-2'-O)-methyltransferase: MSKLYLVPTPIGNLEDMTFRAIKVLKKVDFILAEDTRTSGKLLKHFEIATQMHSHHMHNEHKSVKGIVQRIQKGETCALISDAGTPAISDPGFLLTRACVENNIDVECLPGATAFVPALVNSGLPNDKFVFEGFLPVKKGRQTRFLFLAEEKRTMIFYESPHKLVKTLGHFIEYFGAERQVSVSRELTKMFEETVRGTATEVLAHFTKKPPKGEIVVIVEGKSSK; encoded by the coding sequence ATGAGTAAATTATATTTAGTACCAACACCAATTGGTAATTTAGAAGACATGACTTTTAGAGCTATAAAAGTTTTAAAAAAAGTAGATTTTATTTTAGCAGAAGATACACGTACAAGTGGTAAATTATTAAAACATTTTGAAATTGCGACGCAAATGCACAGTCATCATATGCACAATGAACATAAGTCTGTAAAAGGAATTGTACAAAGAATTCAAAAAGGAGAAACGTGTGCTTTAATTTCTGATGCCGGAACACCTGCAATTTCAGATCCTGGTTTTTTACTAACAAGAGCTTGTGTAGAAAATAATATTGATGTTGAGTGTTTACCTGGCGCAACAGCTTTTGTACCAGCACTAGTAAACTCTGGATTGCCAAATGACAAATTTGTTTTCGAAGGATTTTTACCCGTAAAAAAGGGAAGACAAACTCGTTTTCTTTTTTTAGCCGAAGAAAAAAGAACCATGATTTTTTACGAATCGCCACACAAACTAGTAAAAACTTTAGGCCATTTTATAGAATATTTTGGAGCAGAAAGACAAGTTTCTGTTTCAAGAGAACTCACAAAAATGTTTGAAGAAACTGTAAGAGGAACCGCAACTGAGGTTTTGGCTCATTTTACAAAAAAACCTCCAAAAGGAGAAATTGTAGTAATTGTTGAAGGAAAATCATCTAAATAA
- a CDS encoding RNA polymerase sigma factor, with translation MTKQDFKHSVFSLSELLFPMVSRMLGSTSKAEDAIQEIMIKLWHKRKQLSKHPNIKGFVVLTARNYCLDLLRKKKVLLEDSSDVLKLVKSTNEHLNLEWEELNSHISTILKTIPEQQKEVFIMRDLDGFDFEEIAAALQIKTSHVRVLLSRARKQISITLEKTYSYERGKY, from the coding sequence ATGACCAAACAAGACTTTAAACATAGCGTTTTTTCATTATCAGAATTGCTATTTCCTATGGTAAGTAGAATGTTGGGCAGTACTTCTAAAGCAGAAGATGCAATACAAGAAATAATGATAAAATTATGGCACAAGCGCAAACAGTTAAGTAAACATCCTAATATTAAGGGTTTTGTAGTCTTAACTGCTCGTAATTATTGTTTAGATTTATTAAGAAAAAAGAAAGTTTTACTAGAAGATTCTTCGGATGTTTTAAAATTAGTAAAATCTACAAATGAGCATCTAAATTTAGAATGGGAAGAGTTGAATAGCCACATAAGTACAATTTTAAAAACGATACCAGAGCAACAGAAAGAAGTATTTATAATGAGAGATTTAGATGGTTTCGATTTTGAAGAAATAGCTGCTGCATTACAAATTAAAACCTCGCATGTAAGAGTTTTACTCTCTAGAGCTAGAAAACAAATTAGTATAACCTTAGAAAAAACATACAGTTATGAAAGAGGAAAATATTAA
- a CDS encoding HopJ type III effector protein: MIIQEFKTKLKSNPSAILFADTMQVIEDNYNFTPTAFKNGTIENKAGENAGSCKLFAFAKLQKLTKEETLFCFGEHYKNVLEDANGTSHQNIRNFMNTGFDGLTFESEALTLK; the protein is encoded by the coding sequence ATGATCATTCAAGAATTTAAGACAAAGTTAAAATCGAATCCTAGCGCTATATTATTTGCTGACACAATGCAAGTAATAGAAGACAACTATAATTTTACACCAACTGCTTTTAAAAACGGAACTATCGAAAATAAAGCAGGTGAAAATGCTGGTTCTTGTAAATTATTTGCTTTTGCAAAACTTCAAAAATTGACAAAAGAAGAAACTTTATTTTGTTTTGGTGAACATTATAAAAATGTTTTAGAGGATGCAAACGGTACTTCTCACCAAAACATTAGAAACTTTATGAACACAGGTTTTGATGGTTTAACTTTCGAAAGTGAGGCATTAACTTTAAAGTAA
- a CDS encoding NAD(P)/FAD-dependent oxidoreductase yields the protein MESKHYDVFVIGSGIAGQTAAKICAKNGLKVAIADKQAFGGTCAIRGCDPKKVMLQFADILKKTADLKGLGIKKVPEISWKDILKFKDSFVKKVPKETEENLTELDIDLYHQTPKFKSKNEILVEGKLISADKFVISTGLTPRKLNFEGANFLKTSNDFFNLKKLPKSATFIGAGYVGMEFSYLLATLGCKVTIIDRGEMALSQFEPFLVKKLIDKMQKSGINFIFEAEIDSVEKLRKNYRVHFKHNNKIKKVKSTVVFNTSGRVPATNLLDLENANIKNDNTGVLVNNYLKSNTNKNVYACGDVSSKSLPLTPLSGLQGYIVGNNILKNNSKKFSNPLVPSVVFTNPNLATVGLTEEKAKEQYNAIKVFKGDASHFYNAKKENADLYAYKIIVNDKTKVIVGAHLLSAEANECINIFSMAIHQKMTTKEFKKLIFTYPSFASDLKSMLKDSD from the coding sequence ATGGAATCTAAACATTACGACGTTTTTGTAATAGGAAGCGGAATTGCAGGACAAACAGCTGCTAAAATTTGTGCCAAAAACGGACTAAAAGTTGCTATTGCAGACAAACAAGCCTTTGGCGGCACTTGCGCTATTAGAGGTTGCGATCCTAAAAAGGTAATGCTTCAGTTTGCTGATATTTTAAAAAAAACAGCAGACTTAAAAGGTTTAGGTATTAAAAAAGTTCCAGAGATTAGTTGGAAAGACATCTTAAAGTTTAAAGATTCTTTTGTAAAAAAAGTTCCTAAAGAAACCGAAGAAAATTTAACGGAATTAGACATCGATTTATACCATCAAACTCCAAAATTTAAAAGTAAAAATGAAATTTTGGTTGAAGGAAAATTAATTTCCGCAGATAAGTTTGTTATCTCAACTGGCTTAACACCAAGAAAACTAAACTTTGAAGGTGCTAATTTCTTAAAAACATCTAATGATTTTTTCAATCTAAAAAAGTTACCAAAATCTGCAACTTTTATCGGCGCCGGTTATGTTGGTATGGAGTTTTCTTATCTTTTGGCTACACTTGGTTGCAAAGTTACAATTATCGATAGAGGTGAAATGGCATTGTCTCAATTCGAACCTTTTTTGGTTAAAAAACTTATAGATAAAATGCAAAAAAGTGGTATTAATTTCATTTTTGAGGCAGAAATTGATTCCGTAGAAAAACTTCGAAAAAACTATAGAGTTCATTTTAAACATAATAATAAGATAAAAAAGGTAAAATCTACTGTAGTTTTTAATACTTCTGGTCGTGTGCCAGCAACAAATTTATTAGATTTAGAAAACGCAAATATTAAAAACGACAATACTGGTGTTTTAGTAAATAATTATCTTAAAAGTAATACTAATAAAAACGTGTATGCTTGTGGCGATGTTTCTAGCAAATCTTTGCCATTAACACCGCTTTCTGGTTTACAAGGTTATATTGTTGGTAACAATATTTTAAAAAATAATTCGAAAAAATTTAGCAATCCACTGGTACCTTCTGTCGTATTTACAAATCCTAATTTGGCAACAGTTGGCTTAACAGAAGAAAAAGCTAAAGAGCAATATAATGCTATCAAAGTTTTTAAAGGTGATGCATCTCACTTTTACAATGCAAAAAAAGAAAATGCAGATTTGTATGCTTATAAAATAATTGTAAATGATAAAACAAAAGTTATTGTTGGTGCTCATTTATTATCCGCAGAGGCAAATGAATGCATTAATATTTTTTCGATGGCAATTCATCAAAAAATGACGACTAAAGAATTTAAAAAGCTTATTTTCACATATCCTTCTTTTGCTAGCGATTTAAAGTCGATGCTAAAAGATTCAGATTAA
- a CDS encoding uracil-DNA glycosylase family protein codes for MKQLLSEIKNCRICEPHLDLGANPVVTAHKNSKIVIIGQAPGTKVHKSGIPWDDASGKQLRKWLNVTDKDFYDVEKFAIIPMGFCYPGKGKSGDKPPRKECAPQWHQQLFDFMPNLELVILIGMYAQNYYLKEKAKRTLTETVDNYPEYLPSYFVLPHPSPRNRFWLTKNPWFEKNVIPTLQKTVSKIIK; via the coding sequence GTGAAACAACTTTTATCAGAAATAAAAAATTGCAGAATTTGCGAACCTCATCTAGATTTAGGAGCAAATCCTGTTGTTACTGCTCATAAAAATTCGAAAATTGTAATTATTGGGCAAGCTCCCGGAACAAAAGTGCACAAATCTGGAATTCCTTGGGATGATGCAAGCGGGAAACAATTACGTAAGTGGTTAAATGTTACTGATAAAGATTTTTATGATGTTGAAAAATTTGCCATAATTCCGATGGGTTTTTGTTACCCAGGAAAAGGAAAATCTGGCGACAAACCTCCAAGAAAAGAATGCGCTCCGCAATGGCATCAACAATTATTCGATTTTATGCCAAATTTAGAATTGGTTATTTTAATAGGCATGTATGCGCAGAATTATTACTTAAAAGAAAAAGCAAAAAGAACACTTACAGAAACGGTAGATAATTATCCAGAGTATTTACCAAGCTATTTTGTGCTTCCGCATCCTTCGCCAAGAAATCGATTTTGGTTAACAAAAAATCCTTGGTTTGAAAAAAATGTAATCCCTACCTTACAAAAAACAGTTTCTAAAATTATCAAATAA